A region of Burkholderiales bacterium JOSHI_001 DNA encodes the following proteins:
- a CDS encoding penicillin-binding protein, beta-lactamase class C (PFAM: Beta-lactamase), producing MARYTSNPVARWLRGWPVLGLVVLCMQALWPGSAWGQTLSKIYRGSDGSALYLRVKAGQVFGFAEHPGLQYAYVLSGSLQGDRIQARFLDIPKGTRTESGDVELQISQADTRLTRKSGSDKLGTSTWKEVKPGAFEWPARRAAGFQKTSAADLDGVFTGEDGSRHYVRELRGQVVWVAEPDFQPGTRPPWTSVFVGQREASGGISGDHADVPKGSTSSSGRVGVALVGDTRTLAVQHTGANRARTLAPDYAVDWDAFAASIRTTLDGNTVGYAYAIAQRGALIRSGAGGLRRLRQDGGAASFTTSTQAQTASAAKTITAVALVKALHERQLSVDDKVSPFLPDCWTQGPGMGELRFRDLLDHTSGLTEPSCREDPYGCLEDVVATGRVRPTQPPNYNNTAYALMRYLVPLVAQRAQALGQFKLFKCKNPHDELNKDLSRMFVTYQFDKVLAPAGASASYFPASNFSLNYNHQDRSLAGSGPRADFARRGGAGYLAMSAVDYVRFITALDKGEILPVSLVRSMYAGNLGFDAPASGAAGPYYTKNGGCPDSGDLGRGCGSQVMVFPSGIQAYVVVNSGSNAYQGSLKSLLAKSFDKSLK from the coding sequence ATGGCAAGGTACACAAGCAATCCGGTGGCCAGGTGGCTTCGGGGCTGGCCCGTGTTGGGGCTGGTCGTGTTGTGCATGCAGGCCCTGTGGCCTGGCAGCGCATGGGGCCAGACCCTGAGCAAGATCTACCGCGGCAGCGACGGCAGCGCGCTGTACCTGCGGGTGAAAGCAGGCCAGGTTTTCGGCTTTGCCGAACACCCCGGGCTGCAGTACGCCTACGTGCTCAGTGGCAGCCTGCAGGGCGACCGCATCCAGGCGCGCTTCCTGGACATTCCCAAGGGCACCCGCACCGAAAGCGGCGACGTGGAACTGCAGATCTCGCAGGCCGACACCCGCCTGACACGCAAGAGCGGCTCGGACAAGCTGGGCACAAGCACCTGGAAGGAAGTGAAGCCGGGTGCGTTTGAATGGCCCGCGCGACGCGCCGCCGGCTTCCAGAAGACCAGCGCCGCCGACCTGGACGGTGTCTTCACGGGCGAAGACGGCAGTCGCCACTATGTGCGTGAACTGCGCGGCCAGGTGGTGTGGGTGGCCGAGCCCGACTTCCAGCCCGGCACCCGCCCGCCCTGGACCAGCGTGTTCGTCGGCCAGCGAGAAGCTTCGGGCGGGATCAGCGGCGACCATGCGGACGTGCCCAAGGGCAGCACCTCCAGCAGCGGCCGCGTGGGCGTGGCCCTGGTGGGCGACACGCGGACCTTGGCCGTTCAGCACACCGGTGCCAATCGCGCGCGGACCCTGGCACCCGACTACGCGGTGGACTGGGACGCCTTCGCCGCGTCCATTCGCACCACCCTGGACGGCAACACGGTGGGCTACGCCTATGCCATTGCACAGCGGGGCGCGCTGATTCGCTCGGGCGCGGGGGGCCTGCGGCGGCTGCGGCAGGACGGGGGCGCGGCCTCGTTCACCACCAGCACCCAGGCGCAGACGGCCAGTGCGGCCAAGACCATCACGGCGGTGGCGCTGGTGAAGGCCCTGCACGAGCGCCAGCTGAGCGTGGACGACAAGGTGTCGCCCTTCCTGCCTGACTGCTGGACACAAGGCCCCGGGATGGGCGAGCTGCGCTTTCGCGACCTGCTGGACCACACCAGCGGTTTGACTGAACCCAGCTGCCGCGAAGACCCCTATGGCTGCCTGGAAGACGTGGTGGCCACCGGACGGGTGCGCCCGACGCAGCCCCCCAACTACAACAACACCGCCTATGCGCTGATGCGCTACCTGGTGCCGCTGGTGGCCCAGCGCGCGCAGGCGCTGGGGCAATTCAAGCTGTTCAAGTGCAAGAACCCCCACGACGAACTGAACAAGGACCTCTCCCGGATGTTCGTGACCTACCAGTTCGACAAGGTGCTCGCCCCCGCGGGCGCCAGCGCGTCCTACTTCCCCGCCAGCAACTTTTCGCTGAACTACAACCACCAGGACCGCAGCTTGGCCGGCAGCGGCCCGCGCGCGGACTTCGCCCGGAGAGGCGGGGCCGGTTACCTGGCAATGTCGGCCGTGGACTATGTGCGCTTCATCACCGCGCTGGACAAGGGCGAGATCCTGCCTGTGTCCCTGGTGCGCAGCATGTACGCCGGCAACCTGGGTTTCGACGCGCCGGCCAGCGGAGCCGCGGGCCCGTACTACACCAAGAATGGCGGTTGCCCGGACAGTGGCGACCTGGGTCGGGGATGCGGCTCGCAGGTCATGGTGTTCCCCTCGGGCATCCAGGCCTACGTGGTGGTGAATTCGGGCAGCAACGCCTACCAGGGCAGCCTGAAGTCCCTGTTGGCCAAGAGCTTCGACAAGTCGCTGAAGTGA
- a CDS encoding transcriptional regulator (PFAM: Bacterial regulatory proteins, tetR family): MPETPVDSRTRLLGAALQIIRSKGYNATTVDDICAAAGVTKGSFFHHFKTKDDLALGAVAHWNAVTGALFAGAPYQQPADPRARLLAYIDFRAHLLQGEPAEFTCLLGTMVQETFDTHPALRDACARGIQGHAQTLVDTVAQAQALYAPRADWTPESLALYTQAALQGAFILAKAQGGAATAAQCVQHLKRYVELLLPQRPRPARPRAAAVSRAKKGSRR, from the coding sequence ATGCCAGAGACTCCCGTCGACTCCCGCACCCGCCTGCTCGGCGCCGCGCTGCAGATCATCCGCAGCAAGGGCTACAACGCCACCACGGTGGACGACATCTGCGCCGCCGCGGGCGTCACCAAGGGCAGCTTCTTCCACCACTTCAAGACCAAGGACGACCTGGCCTTGGGTGCCGTGGCGCACTGGAATGCGGTGACCGGTGCGCTGTTCGCCGGCGCGCCCTACCAACAGCCGGCCGACCCGCGTGCACGCCTGCTGGCCTACATCGATTTCCGCGCCCACCTGCTGCAAGGTGAGCCGGCCGAGTTCACCTGCCTGCTGGGCACGATGGTGCAGGAAACCTTCGACACCCACCCGGCCCTGCGCGACGCCTGCGCCCGCGGCATCCAGGGCCACGCACAGACCCTGGTGGACACGGTGGCGCAAGCCCAGGCCCTGTACGCGCCCCGGGCCGACTGGACGCCCGAGAGCCTGGCGCTGTACACCCAGGCCGCGCTGCAAGGGGCCTTCATCCTGGCCAAGGCCCAGGGCGGTGCGGCCACCGCCGCGCAGTGCGTGCAGCACCTGAAGCGCTATGTGGAATTGCTGCTGCCGCAGCGCCCCCGCCCGGCCCGGCCCCGCGCCGCGGCCGTGTCCCGTGCGAAGAAAGGAAGCCGCCGATGA
- a CDS encoding hypothetical protein (PFAM: Glyoxalase/Bleomycin resistance protein/Dioxygenase superfamily), with protein MAQAIPDGMHSITPHLVCSDAAAAIDFYVKAFGAVEMFRLPGPGGRLIHACVRIGDSQVFLVDEFPDMGANGPLRLGGSPVTLHHQVQDADAVVARAVAAGATVTMPLQDMFWGDRYGQLRDPFGHLWSVATHKVDLTPDQIAAAMQKAMPPH; from the coding sequence ATGGCCCAAGCCATTCCAGACGGCATGCACAGCATCACCCCGCACCTGGTGTGCAGCGACGCCGCGGCCGCCATCGACTTCTACGTGAAGGCTTTCGGCGCGGTGGAAATGTTCCGCCTGCCCGGCCCGGGCGGCCGGCTGATTCACGCCTGCGTGCGCATCGGCGATTCACAGGTCTTCCTGGTGGACGAATTCCCGGACATGGGCGCCAACGGCCCGCTGCGCCTGGGAGGCAGCCCGGTCACCCTGCACCACCAGGTGCAGGACGCCGACGCCGTGGTGGCCCGCGCCGTGGCCGCCGGGGCCACCGTGACCATGCCGCTGCAGGACATGTTCTGGGGCGACCGGTATGGCCAACTGCGAGACCCCTTCGGCCACCTGTGGTCGGTGGCCACGCACAAGGTGGACCTGACGCCCGACCAGATTGCGGCGGCCATGCAAAAGGCCATGCCGCCGCACTGA
- a CDS encoding hypothetical protein (PFAM: 3-demethylubiquinone-9 3-methyltransferase), protein MNATDKPPQKITPCLWFNFNAEEAVNHYLSVFGTGRVLKLSRYGDWFPEHKGKALMIEFELFGQTYQALNGGPQYPFSEAVSLSVACDNQAEVDRLWDVLTADGGQGGRCGWLKDRFGLSWQLVPTVLGALMSDPERGPRVAAKLMTMDKLDIAALQAA, encoded by the coding sequence ATGAACGCCACCGACAAGCCGCCGCAGAAGATCACGCCCTGCCTGTGGTTCAACTTCAACGCTGAAGAGGCGGTGAACCACTACCTCAGCGTGTTCGGCACCGGCCGCGTCCTGAAGCTGTCGCGCTATGGCGACTGGTTCCCGGAACACAAAGGCAAGGCGCTGATGATCGAGTTCGAACTCTTCGGCCAGACCTACCAGGCTTTGAACGGCGGGCCGCAGTACCCCTTCAGCGAGGCGGTGTCCCTGAGCGTGGCCTGCGACAACCAGGCGGAGGTGGACCGCCTGTGGGACGTGCTCACCGCCGACGGCGGCCAGGGCGGGCGCTGTGGCTGGCTGAAGGACCGCTTCGGCCTGAGCTGGCAGTTGGTGCCCACCGTGCTGGGCGCGTTGATGAGCGACCCCGAGCGTGGCCCGCGCGTGGCCGCCAAGCTGATGACGATGGACAAGCTCGACATCGCGGCGCTGCAGGCCGCCTGA
- a CDS encoding transposase (PFAM: Transposase~manually curated): MGTSRQFSREFKLEAVKLVKERGVTIAHACRDLDVHESRLRAWIREFAADPQQAFPGKSGHRRRLPRDGTAPGIRMPSAGPSLGSQQPRRGHFSDLSKLLANRDFRLPW, translated from the coding sequence ATGGGAACAAGTCGGCAGTTCAGCCGGGAGTTCAAGCTTGAGGCAGTGAAATTGGTCAAGGAGCGAGGGGTGACGATAGCGCACGCCTGTCGCGACCTGGACGTGCACGAGAGCAGGCTCAGGGCCTGGATACGTGAGTTTGCGGCGGACCCCCAGCAGGCGTTTCCTGGCAAGTCCGGACACCGACGCCGCCTGCCGCGCGACGGCACGGCGCCGGGCATCAGGATGCCATCCGCGGGGCCGAGCCTGGGCTCCCAACAGCCCAGGCGCGGTCACTTCAGCGACTTGTCGAAGCTCTTGGCCAACAGGGACTTCAGGCTGCCCTGGTAG